A stretch of the Paramormyrops kingsleyae isolate MSU_618 chromosome 16, PKINGS_0.4, whole genome shotgun sequence genome encodes the following:
- the txndc9 gene encoding thioredoxin domain-containing protein 9, which produces MASQSMDIVAKVLEQQVLQSARLVEEQLDAELEKLDRLDEDELEKLKERRLEALKKAQKQKQEWLSKGHGEYREIPSEKDFFAEVKESKNVVCHFYRDSTFRCKILDKHLAILAKKHLETKFIKLNVEKAPFLTERLRIKIIPTMALVKDGKTKDYVVGFTDLGNTDEFSTEMLEWRLGCSDIINYSGNLLEPPTAAQKSSSKFTKVDKKTIRGKGYDSDSESDDD; this is translated from the exons ATGGCGAGTCAGTCGATGGACATTGTGGCCAAGGTGCTGGAGCAGCAGGTGCTCCAGTCGGCGAGGCTGGTGGAGGAGCAGCTGGATGCAGAGCTGGAGAAGCTGGATAGACTAGATGAGGATgagctggagaagctgaaggagAGGAGGCTGGAAGCCCTCAAGAAAGCCCAGAAGCAAAAGCAG GAATGGCTCTCAAAAGGACATGGTGAATACAGAGAGATTCCCAGTGAGAAGGATTTCTTTGCTGAGGTTAAAGAAAGCAAGAACGTTGTTTGCCATTTCTACAGAGACTCTACTTTCAG GTGTAAAATCCTAGACAAGCACCTTGCCATCCTGGCAAAGAAGCACCTGGAGACAAAGTTCATTAAACTCAACGTGGAGAAGGCGCCATTTCTCACTGAGCGCCTGCGGATCAAGATCATCCCTACCATGGCTTTGGTCAAGGATGGCAAGACCAAGGACTACGTGGTTGGATTCACAGACCTGGGGAACACGGACGAGTTTTCCACAGAGATGCTGGAATGGCGGTTGGGCTGCTCAGATATAATTAATTACAG CGGCAATCTGTTGGAACCCCCTACAGCTGCTCAAAAGTCCAGCTCAAAGTTCACCAAGGTAGACAAGAAGACAATCCGAGGGAAAGGATATGATTCGGACTCTGAATCCGACGATGATTAG